A single window of Anomaloglossus baeobatrachus isolate aAnoBae1 chromosome 5, aAnoBae1.hap1, whole genome shotgun sequence DNA harbors:
- the LOC142312632 gene encoding scavenger receptor cysteine-rich domain-containing protein DMBT1-like, with the protein MAILCYPHASKVLCRRFKENIQLKKNIHSFNACLSEGSDMSLRLVNGNGQCNGRVEILYNGAWGTVCDDYFDLNAAQVVCRQLHFGNALAANGSAAFGQGQGQIVLDDVQCTGNEQRVWDCQHQPYTVNNCGHNEDAGVVCSGSDMSLRLVNGNGQCNGRVEILYNGAWGTVCDDYFDLNAAQVVCRQLHCGNALAANGSAAFGQGHGQIVLDDVQCTGNEQRVWDCQHQPYTVNNCGHNEDAGVVCSGSDMSLRLVNGNGQCNGRVEILYNGAWGTVCDDYFDLNAAQVVCRQLHCGNALAANGSAAFGQGHGQIVLDDVQCTGNEQRVWDCQHQPYTVNNCGHNEDAGVVCSGSDMSLRLVNGNGQCNGRVEILYNGAWGTVCDDYFDLNAAQVVCRQLHCGNALAANGSAAFGQGQGQIVLDDVQCTGNEQRVWDCQHQPYTVNNCGHNEDAGVVCSDVRVQHIRGSEDAK; encoded by the exons ATGGCCATTTTGTGTTACCCACACGCTTCAAAGGTCCTGTGCAGGAGGTTTAAAGAGAATATTCAGTTAAAAAAGAATATTCACTCTTTTAATGCATGTTTAAGTGAGG GTTCAGACATGTCTTTAAGACTGGTAAATGGCAATGGTCAATGTAACGGTCGTGTAGAAATCCTCTATAATGGAGCATGGGGAACTGTGTGTGATGATTATTTTGATTTGAACGCTGCACAAGTTGTATGCAGGCAGTTACATTTTGGCAACGCACTTGCAGCTAATGGCAGTGCTGCTTTTGGCCAAGGACAAGGACAAATTGTATTGGATGATGTGCAATGCACCGGCAATGAACAACGTGTATGGGACTGTCAACACCAACCATATACAGTAAACAACTGTGGCCACAATGAAGATGCTGGAGTTGTCTGCTCAG GTTCAGACATGTCTTTAAGACTGGTAAATGGCAATGGTCAATGTAACGGTCGTGTAGAAATCCTCTATAATGGAGCATGGGGAACTGTGTGTGATGATTATTTTGATTTGAACGCTGCACAAGTTGTATGCAGGCAGTTACATTGTGGCAACGCACTTGCAGCTAATGGCAGTGCTGCTTTTGGCCAAGGACACGGACAAATTGTATTGGATGATGTGCAATGCACCGGCAATGAACAACGTGTATGGGACTGTCAACACCAACCATATACAGTAAACAACTGTGGCCACAATGAAGATGCTGGAGTTGTCTGCTCAG GTTCAGACATGTCTTTAAGACTGGTAAATGGCAATGGTCAATGTAACGGTCGTGTAGAAATCCTCTATAATGGAGCATGGGGAACTGTGTGTGATGATTATTTTGATTTGAACGCTGCACAAGTTGTATGCAGGCAGTTACATTGTGGCAACGCACTTGCAGCTAATGGCAGTGCTGCTTTTGGCCAAGGACACGGACAAATTGTATTGGATGATGTGCAATGCACCGGCAATGAACAACGTGTATGGGACTGTCAACACCAACCATATACAGTAAACAACTGTGGCCACAATGAAGATGCTGGAGTTGTCTGCTCAG GTTCAGACATGTCTTTAAGACTGGTAAATGGCAATGGTCAATGTAACGGTCGTGTAGAAATCCTCTATAATGGAGCATGGGGAACTGTGTGTGATGATTATTTTGATTTGAACGCTGCACAAGTTGTATGCAGGCAGTTACATTGTGGCAACGCACTTGCAGCTAATGGCAGTGCTGCTTTTGGCCAAGGACAAGGACAAATTGTATTGGATGATGTGCAATGCACCGGCAATGAACAACGTGTATGGGACTGTCAACACCAACCATATACAGTAAACAACTGTGGCCACAATGAAGATGCTGGAGTTGTCTGCTCAG ATGTTAGAGTTCAG cATATTAGGGGCTCTGAAGATGCAAAATAG